A window of Branchiostoma floridae strain S238N-H82 chromosome 9, Bfl_VNyyK, whole genome shotgun sequence genomic DNA:
ATTCTATTTCTCTCAAAAGCGTCTGTACAGTTTGCCCCTGCAGTGTACTTCTAAACTCTTGCGCTCTGTCATGGTTCCACTTATAACGGGTTGATGAGATGGTGCCTGAGTCGGGACTGGCTTCTGTCTTGGGTGGAAGATAGTTGCCGGTCGGTATTGTAAAAACAAGTGGTAAATGGTCTGACTCTATTTTGGTTTCTACCCTAAAATCTGTAATCTTTTCAAAAATAATATCTTTCACTAACAGATAGTCTACCACACTTTTTCCCGGACTTCCCTGTGTGGACTGTGTATGAGTTTGTAATGATAATGTTGGAATAGCCAGGGttctgtaaatgtatttttccagtttttcgCTCGccccactttttttttcacacggGACACGTATACAGTACACGTCTGCACGTTCCACGCGAGGCATCAATAACTGGCGAGAGGAAATCACGTCTGCTGTCATAGCTACTAGCTGTTATATTGTGTGTCTCTTTCTCATTGTGAAGGAAACTGTTAGTTCATTTCATTACGACATCATTCATAGACAATGATGAGCACATGTTGTCGTGGTAGTCTAATTGAGTTCGCACGTGCTTTCACGTTACGTAAATTTTGAGCTTGTACATTTTCATGGACCTTGCTGTTGAAGTCTTATTGGTCTAGAATATATGTGTGCCTTCCACGTGACTTGGAAACTAATGTAAGTCACCATACGAGGCAGCTGAGGTGTACAGAGTAGACAGGAATTGTTGTTACCTACTATGCTGTTGtgcttgatatgattttgacgACCTAACGATTGCACCATCAGCCAACGACCATCTGAACATCAGTGCCCCACGCCCCAACTGTTCCCCTCTGTTATAGCCAGTTGTTTTCGCAAGTTTTAGTTGGGGCACTCAGATCTACAGTTCAGGTATGATGGCGCGTTCTGCGATATACTTTTATTCATTAATGCTCTTGGTGATGTCAGGGGATACCAGGCGCACCAACGTACCATGCCCCAAGGTACATTCTGAACGTAATCTGACCAGGAGCGACATCACGGAATACCTTGCTTTACATCCAAGTTCTGATGGACAGAACAAAATAGAAATGCCCTGTAAAGGGATTGATAATATCTTTGACGGCACCTTCCACGAGGACGACAATATCATCGCGTTTCTCGGCCTTTACGGGAACAACATAGAATACATCAGGTCAGGTGCTTTTGAGGGACTTGGACAACTGTTGAACCTGGAACTCGGTGGCAATTTCCTGACAGCATTAAATGATGGCGTGTTCTCGGCATTGCATTCACTTCAATGGCTGCTTCTGACCAACAACAATATCAGCCGAATCTCTCCAAAAGCATTTTACGGGCTCTCGGTTTTACAGGCACTAGATTTGTCCGATAATTACCTGGTAGAATTTCCACTTGAAGCGGTGTCTCTGATCAGCAGTTCAGAACTAAGGAGAGTCTCCGTGACCTCCAATGACATCTCCGAAATTCCAGCAGAAATCGCACGTTTACCTGCTTCAGTTGTCACTGAATTCGCAGGCAACCCGCTAAGGTGTACCAGCAGTTTAACTTCATTGAAACCGTTCCTACATATTGTGGAACTCCTCGATTCTTCTACGGCAGAACAGTCAGAAACATGTTGGGTGCAAAAACTTGTTTGGCAATCTCACATGACAAAGGCTCTCATGTCACATTACCCTAGCCAGAGTGGTTGTAAAGACGTCAACACTAATGCCACTGTTCGTTCTCCAATCATAACTATTCTCAAAGAGGGGAGAGATGTGCTGTTACCATGTGGATCATATCAGGACAGAGTACCTACCAGATGGACCCGGACCTTTCCAGATGAAACCATTTCAGCGAGAGACGTAACTTCTCCGCTTTTGCTGACGAATGTGACGACAAAGTCATGTGGGCTATATCGCTGTGTAACGGAAGAACGTGGGGATAAATTTCACGGAATGGACAAACCTCTGATAACTGTGACGTGGAGCGACGTGCTTCTGTGTGTGGAAACGCCGTCGACATTTTGTGGAGGACCGAAAACTAGGTTGACGGAGCCGACGCCCTCCAAGGCACCTAGCAGAACAACATTAGAAGAAGAGGCAACTACGGACAGGTCATTATTACATGGTTTTCACATTGCTGACATCACAACTACATCTGTTTCTCTTCGATGGGTGGACAATGGCACAGACTCGATCATTCGTCGCGTGGTTATTGTTTCCACAGAGACCAAGCAACAAGTATACCGTGTGCAAGGAAACGGGCCTATTTCTGTCCTTAAAGGTCTGGCTCCATCGACACTATACAGTCTCTGCCCCGTCGTGGTTATGAAGAAAAAGGAGACAAAGCGAGTTGAATGGAAGAGTCTTGGATGCAAAAAGGTGCAAACAATGGGCGTGATTCAAACCTCAGATACAGAGAAGACCAAAATATACTTTACGAAAGCCGTTCTTATCACTATAGCTTCTATCACTGCCATACTTTTCGCcgcgtttgtttgtgtgcttggGAAGAAAGCTTTATATAAACTTCGTGCTGCTAGATGTGGAGCACACAAGAGAGCACGTGGCgttgttacatgtaacatgatcCAAAATTCGCACTACCAAAGACCATACGATGATAACGATGCCCAGAGGCTAGAAAGTCTACAAGAATGCGAAGATGACATCAGAAGACTTGAACGTCTTTTACAAGAGAGTTTTCACTTGCGGGAAACTGACCCATGTCTTGATAACCCTGCGCCATCTCATATGTATGTTGACTCTCGGGCACCGAGAACTGGGTGTGTGGACAGAGAGTTAAACTATAGGGCATTAAGAACCGAAAGGGCTCTACTGGTGTACCAGAAGGACGTTGTGAAGGAACGTTCGAcaagaaaaaagaacatttacaaGTAAAGTAGAACAATGGGGATTATTGTCATCAACAAGCATGAATTAGACGGGAACTATCCGTAAGAAATAATGGCGTAGGCACCAACATCGATCTTTTATTACATTGCTAAAAGCTATGTCGGAAAACACTAGGAATCATAAACTTTTTTTGACTGtattgtatgtaacgttacatgtgtgtaGTACCTTTTTGGCCTTGTCATACAACACATGATCATACAACAAACCTGTTTGCTCCGGCTGCGTCAAGGGACATATTAAAACAGCCGcacaaaatgcaatatttctCGTGAAAGAGACTCCAGACATGAGATTGAACGATGAAGCTACGAGCACGTGTTCCACGTTAGTTGTTCGTGCCTATTAATGAGAGGAAAAtactgtctgcctccctgtcacTCTACTGTTTGATTACTGGTAAattatatttattatttgtaTCATGTGATTCATTTGACAATATGCTGTTGTTGTCTTAATGTTTCTGATTGGTTTAACACGTGCTATGAATACATTTTCGAACCCATTTGAGATCATTtgacttgttgtttttgatgctaacgttaacgtttgtAATAAAGGAACACGGTTGAGAGATACAATTGTTTGTGGGATTAAAATTGTGTAGCCCTGAAACATAACTGAATTTCATGCATTTACAGCGTGCATTTATCCCTATCACCTAATGTCTTTGGCCAAACACGCAACACTCTTTAGACCACGTGTCGCGACATGATAAGGATCATCGGGTAAATCACATTAAGGTCACGTGGGTCAACACTAATGACCCAGGGCCCCAGGGAGGCAAGATGGCGTCCGAAGATGCAGAGATTTTGTGTAAGCTCGAAACCCTGAAGGAAATCCGGTGAGTACGCCTTAGATTTAGAAAAGTGAGCATCGTAGGCCTAACACAAGAAAACATAGATCGTTTAGGTGGTCATAGTGCCGTGTAGATGTGCTTAGTTCTGCAGTAATCGCCAGCAGATGACGTTTGGTAGCCTGGCTGTGCCATGCACAAAGGCTGTTTTCATTGTTTCTGGGGGACCGTTAATCAATATGCATGAGTTATTTTCATGTTGTACAATTTAAGAGGGCAGCTTGAACAAACAACCCGAAAATGCACTGTCTATATGTTTTCCTGCcttgtgtatgtatttgtgaGGCTTCATAATTTTTAACAACATGGAAAGCAATTGCAacgtgtacaaaatgtatactgtTCATAGCTGTAGTCATAGGGCGTATGATATTTTTTGGTAGTGGCCTTTTTAATACAGCACTGAATTTTAGAGGGTATAAAATTTGCATTATGCTTGAAGTATTTTAGTTTAACATTAGCCATACTTTGTTATTGTCCAAGGTTATTACAAAATGGTGTTTTGTTATAACAAGGTTTGTTACATGAATGAAGCAGCTTTTTTTTACTTGTGCGTATGTGGTTCTGCATCAATACCTTTAggacctctggatggattgtgatgatatttatatttcagccataccatatatggtatggtgaaatatattgtattcgtaatgtttctttctttctttctttctttctttctcctgtcaaatcttcaaatcgaatcatctccgtcgttccgggaccgaatgacctgaaatttggcacaagagtagagtgggtcaataccgaggtgcttttttctcatttttttcatatctgcctctaaaatgattttattgaagtttaaaggtcacgttttgaccacaacggtatattttgaccccctgtaccattgaattacaatggaatgaccataaatttggtgtagataggcattagatagttggtaaaacgatccaagtaaaatttttggcatgaaccaatttcaaattattaatttctgcacttttctgaggggaaattggttttctttcggccttctcccgtgaactcccgtgaccccagagcccacaggtgccaggtgccatcggtctggggagagcgagagttaattactttatgggcgccagccaatcagcgacgagaaaggcgaatgctagttaatattcataagcggggccttgcaatcccgtttatacacaaacagatgcatattacagccttacagtggctatatgttaccctgtgcccggtttgaaattgaagtttgcgaggatttggagctcagacagggtcatttgagcggtagcggacggtacgcgtgcattgaacgtcagaatacaagtctgtgttgatgaatttaccaacattccgcatggcactatcaatcatttttggcagatttgactttgggggttagttgagacagtcgagaaaatgttacttggcagaaaacgcgggaaaattggacagtttgcgtttagttttgatacgtaagtttgacagtggcgagaatgcatgtatttttccccaaacaaatgtaggtacttctaacgttagtgttgttgttgttcttttttgacgtaaactttgtacattcaaattgtaagtaactttaaactgccagagtttgagcccaataaaaaaactagtaccagagtatcaccactgacctccgaaaagaaacctccgaacaaggtagaaactcctatcctctaggtctcgcacgctacgagcaggaaattacaacactcagacaagattacgtccgatggctgattgcatacaaagtaaaacactttaacagtggtatgcagggcatatacttaacaaggaattcgaaggaaaatgaaatatatagataaagccaagtcaagttaacttgttggtcctgggatttttcagaaaagaaatgaagcgacagggtggtaaaattcttgtaaaaattcgagacgtctccgtttatgctcatacaaaacaagaagattgaagtttttagcttgaaaaaaacaacaacaacaacaacacactcctactacacaacacttgcacctgcttgacaattattaaaacgtatgccctacttgattagaaaaaagttcaatgcaataataaatgtacccacatcacaaagagattatgacggtacttagacctagttatcgaagtggaaattgttgaatggcgtcatgtaatttcatgatgaaaatcttctgaatggaagatgcgttttttttttactctcggaaaaataggagctgccgcaattctaaaagccaatcagttatgcataggcgctcctgtggaagattatattcttccatatgggcccggttcatattgggcaagctcttttttgacctggaatcaattcacaatattagttctcttttggggataacttacagtttaaatattgcacttttgcgcaggggtgacttggaacagtccaatgttgcgtgggaatgggtatggctgaaatatgctgtatttgcacccaagcaaatgtcggcctttctagttggtaTATGGGTTTTGGGCCCTCTGGCtgctgaccttggtactgcagcagaacctctgCCTGTCATATATTTTGTCCTTGATGTTTTTATCTGTGTTTAGGAGTAAGATGCTCCAGCTGGAGAAAGTGAAGGCACGTCTGAAGCAGGATGTAGAGACTACAGAGCAGGAGAACGTGTGTCTGAAGGAGTACCGAGAGGAGATGGACATGTTGTTACAGGAGAAGATGGCTCACGTGGAGGAACTCAGGCTCATTCATGCCGATATCAACCTGGTAAGGGTCCCAGCAACTATTATAAATCTTTGATggaaggtaatctccaagcagatatagagCGGGAAAAAATTGTGACATTTCTCAAGAGCAACATAAGAGCAGCTGGTCTGCAAATCAAACTAAATCCAAAGGACCACTGTTCTGTGAGCTTGAGCAATGTCATCATTGCTGCCACATAGTTCTTATCACCACTTGGAAATAATGCATTAGAGCTAGTGTATATAGTGTGGCCAGTTTTCTTAGTACCACTTTtggaaaaaatgcaaatttaaTAAATAGAATACAGTAGAGttagtgtactgtaaatgcagaaacttttgcagtggtttaatggcattaagagactacagtgcatggtgctaccacgaacttaaaaccaccacggaaagtcctttttcccgctactgcaaaattaaatccccgcgaacttaaatgcgttTACAGTATATAGTGTGACCAAAAATACATTCTTGCAtggaaatttgtttttgtttctagaTGGAGACGACCATCAAGCAGGCTGAGGTTGAGAGGAACCGTTCCCTGGAGGCCGCCAAGCGAATGTACGAGGAGGTGTGCCCCCTGAAGGAACACGTGGACCAGCTCCGCGCCTCCATCGGGCTGGAGAAACTCCCCAGtctggaggaggaggatgacAGGATCACCCCTCAGTAAGTGTCCTTCCTTCCTGCACTGGGTAGTGCATAGGGTAGGGCTGATatctgtttcagtagcccttgggccacacaactttgtgcaatcacaaTGGCAGGGGGTTAGTCTACTTCTAGTGGTGTGAACAATATTGTGCAACGTCCAGCCCTCGTAAGACGGAATAACGGAagataaactggatagtgagtgagtgtgtttgactactactagtatactctTTCACAAATTTTGAGTGCTaaacagaaaacagtatgtatgtttttttaagtCTTAAGTACGACTTGGCTTGGGATCAAACTCACCAGCACCAGTGAATGCAAGGAAAACACCCAACCCACATGCCCACTCTACTGTACACTCAGACTGAATAGAGGTGGAACAAAGATTTGGAGGAGGGGGAAAGGAATACTAGTCCTTATCTTCTAACACAGTTTTAATCTTTCTAATGCTGAGATGGCTTTTTGATGACTAGTTTGCTTTCAGCATAGTATTAGGCAGCAGTGGCTTAGGAAAGACTGTGTCAGGGGGTGGAGAGTTGAAGTATGTCTTATTCATGTAAACCACACAGAAATCTACCATCTTCTCTTTTCATTTCTGCCAGTCactataaaaatataaaaaaatatatgtgaaaAAATATAGCAAAATTGCCTCTAGAGCACAGGTAAATTGCAGTGCTTTTCCACCCAATCACAGGTACTTTGAG
This region includes:
- the LOC118423562 gene encoding zinc finger C4H2 domain-containing protein-like translates to MASEDAEILCKLETLKEIRSKMLQLEKVKARLKQDVETTEQENVCLKEYREEMDMLLQEKMAHVEELRLIHADINLMETTIKQAEVERNRSLEAAKRMYEEVCPLKEHVDQLRASIGLEKLPSLEEEDDRITPQYFEKQKAEWATDQTDPPIPESLAAAAAAAQELQVARQKGDTGRGFRQQPPPMKACLSCHQQIHRNAPICPLCKAKSRSRNPKKPKRKPDD